A part of Capsicum annuum cultivar UCD-10X-F1 chromosome 6, UCD10Xv1.1, whole genome shotgun sequence genomic DNA contains:
- the LOC107875653 gene encoding uncharacterized protein LOC107875653: protein MVLKKLVVMMMGCLGCAGQPTEPSTEKTESKSLIDESVVVTSPRVKLGDGRYLAYRERGVPKENSKYKIIIVHGFGSSKEMSFMASDELLDELGVYLVIYDRAGYGESDINSRRSLKSEASDIEELADLLELGSRFYVIGVSLGCYPAWSCIKHMPGRLAGVALVVPFVNYKWRTLPNDLVKDDYRKQLCRWVIWITRYGRGLLHWWLTQKLFPSASVLDGNPQFFCDRDLEVLKNTPGYQLFTQDGLKDRCVFDSLCSDIIVAFGKWDFNPLELTDPYPQNESSVHIWQGVKDKVVPVQLQRHVSQRLPWIRYHEVPDGGHLLVYDTAVCEAVLTSLLLGEDPPSFRPKFAD, encoded by the exons ATGGTTCTCAAGAAACTAGTAGTGATGATGATGGGTTGTCTAGGATGTGCAGGTCAGCCCACAGAGCCTTCTACTGAGAAAACTGAATCCAAATCACTTATAGATGAATCTGTTGTTGTAACTTCACCTAGAGTTAAACTTGGTGATGGTAGATATCTTGCTTACAGAGAAAGAGGGGTACCCaaggaaaattctaaatacaaaatTATCATTGTTCATGGCTTTGGCAGCTCCAAAGAAATGAGCTTTATGGCTTCTGAT GAACTCCTAGATGAATTGGGGGTATACCTTGTGATCTACGATAGGGCTGGATATGGAGAGAGTGATATAAATTCAAGAAGGTCACTTAAAAGTGAAGCGTCTGATATTGAAGAGCTAGCTGATCTGTTGGAATTAGGATCCAGATTCTATGTAATAGGTGTTTCGTTGGGATGTTACCCAGCTTGGAGTTGTATCAAGCACATGCCTGGAAG GCTTGCAGGTGTGGCTCTCGTCGTTCCCTTTGTCAATTATAAATGGCGCACACTACCTAATGATCTAGTGAAGGATGATTACAGGAAACAACTCTGCCGGTGGGTAATTTGGATTACACGTTATGGTCGGGGGCTACTACATTGGTGGTTGACTCAGAAACTTTTCCCATCAGCGTCTGTTCTTGATGGAAACCCTCAATTTTTCTGCGACAGAGACTTGGAAGTCTTGAAGAACACACCAGGATATCAGCTGTTCACTCAG GATGGCCTAAAGGACCGATGTGTATTCGATTCCCTTTGTAGTGACATTATTGTAGCTTTTGGAAAATGGGACTTCAATCCTTTGGAACTAACTGACCCTTACCCACAAAACGAAAGCTCAGTACACATCTGGCAAGGTGTCAAAGACAAAGTTGTGCCTGTTCAATTACAAAGACACGTCTCTCAAAGGTTGCCCTGGATTCGATATCATGAAGTTCCTGATGGTGGTCACTTGCTTGTGTATGACACTGCCGTCTGTGAAGCTGTCTTGACATCACTTTTGCTTGGGGAAGATCCTCCATCATTCAGGCCGAAGTTCGCAGACTAA